A genomic region of Raphanus sativus cultivar WK10039 chromosome 6, ASM80110v3, whole genome shotgun sequence contains the following coding sequences:
- the LOC108809353 gene encoding probable NAD(P)H dehydrogenase subunit CRR3, chloroplastic, whose product MMVLSSSIFSMSRASTAMASLTNDSPSPLPSKATKKPTRISQKNGNENQQLSRKQRREKKPSIAQIERAFGAGSYRDSEGEMDMNTVFDELLLGHANKFEGKLEKTLREVGEMFVDRTESKLRSSGKPVLMFTLQWILPIWIVSLLFACGIIKLPFSLPLLDDLIM is encoded by the exons ATGATGGTCTTATCCAGCAGCATCTTCTCCATGAGCAGAGCTTCAACGGCTATGGCGTCCCTAACCAATGACTCTCCATCACCCCTTCCATCGAAAGCTACAAAGAAACCGACAAGAATCAGCCAAAAGAACGGGAATGAAAATCAGCAACTATCACGGAAGCAACGGCGTGAGAAGAAGCCATCAATAGCTCAGATCGAGCGAGCATTTGGCGCTGGATCATATCGTGATTCTGAAGG GGAAATGGATATGAATACAGTATTCGATGAGCTTCTTCTAGGCCATGCTAACAAATTCGAAGGAAAGCTGGAGAAGACGCTACGAGAGGTTGGCGAAATGTTTGTAGACCGAACAGAGTCTAAGCTTCGTTCATCCG GGAAACCAGTTTTGATGTTTACACTTCAATGGATACTTCCTATATGGATTGTGTCTCTGCTTTTCGCTTGTGGAATCATCAAACTTCCCTTTAGCCTCCCATTACTTGATGACTTGATCATGTGA